In the Yoonia rosea genome, AAGGTTGTCGACAAGTATGCCAAAGAGAATGAAAAACTTGTCATTCTCGGCGGTGCTATGGGCGATACAGCGCTGGACGTCGCTGGTGTGAAAGCGGTTGCCGGTATGCCATCACGCGAGGAGCTTATTGCTTCTATCGTGGGCTGCATCGGTGCACCTGCAAGCAACATCGCCGGGGCCATTGGCGCGCCTGCTTCGAACATCGCAAGCATTCTCTCAACCATCGAAGAGAAAGCTGCATAAAGCATCTGAATTGACTTGGGGGCGTGCCCTCACGTTGGAACACACTTAAAACGAACGGAAAGCATAAAATGGCTGATCTGAAAAAACTGGCTGAAGAGATTGTTGGTCTGACACTTCTCGAAGCACAAGAACTGAAAACCATCCTGAAGGACGACTACGGCATCGAGCCAGCAGCCGGTGGCGCTGTTATGATGGCTGGTCCTGCTGGTGACGCTGGTGCGGCTGCAGAAGAGAAGACAGAATTCGACGTCGTTCTCAAGAACGCTGGCGCATCCAAAATCAACGTCATCAAAGAAGTCCGCGGCATCACAGGTCTTGGCCTGAAAGAAGCCAAAGACCTCGTCGAAGCTGGTGGCAAAATCAAAGAAGGCGCGTCCAAGGACGAAGCCGAAGAGATCAAAGCAAAGCTGGAAGCAGCTGGCGCCGAGGTCGAGCTGGCCTAAGCCCGCTTTTGGCGAAGCACAATTCGCCCTGTAAACAAGGCTGGACTCGCATTTGCGGGTCCAGCCAAACCTGTCTTAGAGGTCGGCCAATGCGTTGACCGTCCTCTTGGGTAGGTTCCAAAAGTCGGGAGGGTGCCGGTGGGACGGCAGCCACGAATAGACTTTAGAACCCCCGGTCAAATGGGTGAAGCGTCGCGGCCCGGGCGATGTGGAACTCGAGAGACAAACAAAAGGTGACACCGCACATGGCTTCTACTTTCCTTGGTCAGAAACGCCTGCGTAAGTACTACGGCAAAATCCGTGAAGTGCTTGAAATGCCGAACCTCATCGAGGTTCAGAAATCCTCTTATGATCTGTTCCTGCGCTCCGGCGACAGCGACACGCCACTTGACGGCGAAGGCATCAAAGGTGTCTTCCAGTCGGTGTTTCCGATCAAGGATTTCAACGAAACCGCCGTTCTTGAAT is a window encoding:
- the rplL gene encoding 50S ribosomal protein L7/L12, giving the protein MADLKKLAEEIVGLTLLEAQELKTILKDDYGIEPAAGGAVMMAGPAGDAGAAAEEKTEFDVVLKNAGASKINVIKEVRGITGLGLKEAKDLVEAGGKIKEGASKDEAEEIKAKLEAAGAEVELA